A single region of the Nostoc sp. ATCC 53789 genome encodes:
- a CDS encoding tyrosine-type recombinase/integrase has product MLNTPTLTNTELIDLWLHGKSKNTVDGYRRYAERFFSHVNKPASDCTLMDIQLWVMTLSSSDNSKRVAVGAIKSLFSFAKQLGVISANLGVLVKSPKAKNRLAERILTQEEVRLLINSTTNGRDRTLVRLLYFAGLRVSELCSLKWRDLKARGDGGQITVFGKGDKTRTVLVGAGIWREINSLKGYAKHDDPVFVSAKGGHLCRSMVFHIVKNAANRALIEGNVSPHWLRHSHASHSLDRGAPIHLLQKTLGHSSVAITEMYLHARPTDSSGLYLPDDDE; this is encoded by the coding sequence ATGTTGAATACTCCCACGCTCACTAATACCGAACTTATCGACCTCTGGCTGCATGGTAAAAGTAAGAATACCGTTGACGGCTACCGTCGCTATGCCGAGCGGTTTTTTTCTCATGTCAACAAGCCCGCTTCTGATTGCACCCTCATGGATATTCAACTGTGGGTGATGACACTAAGTAGTTCTGATAATTCCAAGCGGGTAGCAGTGGGAGCAATAAAGAGTCTATTTTCCTTTGCTAAACAGTTGGGGGTGATATCGGCGAACTTGGGTGTTTTAGTTAAGTCACCCAAGGCAAAGAACCGATTGGCAGAGCGAATTCTCACTCAAGAGGAAGTACGATTACTGATAAATTCCACGACAAATGGACGCGATCGCACTCTGGTTCGTTTACTTTATTTTGCGGGTTTACGGGTAAGTGAATTATGTAGCCTCAAGTGGCGTGACCTCAAAGCCCGTGGTGATGGTGGACAAATCACGGTATTCGGTAAGGGTGATAAAACGAGAACCGTGCTGGTGGGTGCTGGTATTTGGCGGGAGATTAACTCTTTAAAGGGTTACGCCAAACACGATGACCCAGTGTTTGTTTCCGCCAAGGGTGGTCATCTGTGTAGGTCAATGGTATTTCATATTGTGAAAAATGCTGCAAACCGCGCTCTTATTGAGGGGAATGTATCACCCCACTGGCTCAGACATAGCCACGCTAGTCACAGCTTAGACAGAGGAGCGCCGATACACTTGTTACAAAAAACATTGGGGCATAGTTCGGTAGCGATTACGGAAATGTATCTTCATGCCAGACCGACTGATAGTAGTGGGTTGTATTTGCCCGATGATGATGAGTGA
- a CDS encoding HNH endonuclease, translating into MTFTHSLYPDNWSEIATSVKQQAQWRCQKCGLQCIAPGEKTSHLTRSKRRVYTLQVHHWDRNPANNHRGNLIALCSGCHLHYHQGGKSNVTPGQLSLW; encoded by the coding sequence ATGACGTTTACCCATTCTCTATATCCAGATAATTGGTCAGAAATTGCCACTTCAGTTAAACAACAAGCCCAGTGGCGTTGTCAAAAATGCGGGTTACAGTGCATCGCCCCTGGTGAAAAAACATCACATCTAACACGCTCAAAACGCAGAGTGTACACCCTACAGGTACATCATTGGGACAGAAATCCGGCAAATAACCACAGAGGCAACCTTATAGCTCTTTGCAGTGGTTGTCACCTTCATTACCATCAAGGTGGTAAATCAAATGTAACACCTGGGCAGTTATCTTTGTGGTAG
- a CDS encoding GNAT family N-acetyltransferase: MAIAIRQARDDELEALIPILLLAEQSERALRWGLANLVDVVYRMDDSEHLVGAATMKWRSDPCEIMELGIAPEFQRQGLGKEFVAWLIQEARQRGKRQILVGTSNSSIANIAFYQKCGFRMDHVRQDYFWYLPEPSYENSIQIQDLLVFRFDLVPSSTRKNKLKEEKQIRYEN, from the coding sequence ATGGCGATTGCTATTCGACAAGCTCGTGACGACGAACTTGAAGCGCTGATTCCGATACTACTGTTGGCAGAACAATCGGAGCGTGCGCTGCGATGGGGACTTGCTAACCTCGTCGATGTTGTATATCGCATGGACGACAGCGAACACTTGGTTGGTGCAGCAACCATGAAATGGCGCAGCGACCCCTGCGAAATTATGGAACTTGGTATAGCCCCTGAGTTTCAAAGGCAAGGTTTAGGTAAAGAGTTCGTTGCTTGGTTGATTCAAGAGGCGAGGCAACGCGGCAAGAGACAGATACTCGTCGGCACGTCTAATTCAAGTATCGCCAACATTGCTTTTTATCAAAAGTGCGGATTTCGGATGGATCATGTGCGCCAGGACTACTTTTGGTATTTACCTGAGCCAAGCTACGAAAACAGCATTCAGATTCAGGACTTGCTCGTATTTCGTTTCGATTTGGTGCCATCCTCAACTAGGAAAAACAAACTGAAAGAGGAAAAGCAAATTAGGTATGAAAACTAA